CTCTTGGGCATCTCGACGCCCCCGAGCCACTGAACGATGTCGAGCTGGTGCGCGCCGATGTCGGTGAGCAACCCGCCCGCGTAGTCCCAGTACCAGCGCCACGCCCAGTAGCGAACCGGGTCGAACGGCACCTTCTTCGCGGTGCCGAGGAACGCCTCCCAGTTCACGCCCTTCTGCTGCGCCTCGTCGAACGACTTCGGCGGCGCGAACGGGTCGCGCTTGATCCAGTTGCGGCAATCCCACACCTTCACCCACACCAAGTCGCCGAAGTCGCCGGACTGAATCACGTCCTTACATCGCGCCCAGTGCTCGCCGCTGTGCCGCTGGTTGCCGACCTGCACGATCTTCTTCGCCTTTCGCACGGCCGCGACCATCTCCTTGCCCTGTTCGATGGTGTGGCTGAGCGGCTTTTCGCAGTAGGCGTGCTTGCCCGCGGCCATCGCCGCGAGCAACTGTTCTTTGTGGTGGTGGTCCGGGGTCGCGATGATGACCGCGTCCAGCCCCTTGTGGTCCAGTAGCTGCTTGTAGTCGTCGTAAACAGTAGGTTTCGGTCCTTTGACCTTCGCCAGTTCTCCGATGATGTATTCGTGGCGGAACTTGGCGATGTCTGCGACTGCGACGACGTTGTGCCCGGCCTTGACGCACTCGGTGCTGATCGTGCGCCCGCGGTTTCCGCTACCGATGAGACCGATGTTGAGGCGCTCGTTGGCTCCGAGTGCGTGAACGGCGGGCGCGCCAAGCGCGATGGCGCCTGCGGCCGAACTCGCGATGAACGTGCGGCGGTCGGGAGAAGACATTGGCGTGAAGCTCCGTCTCGGCGAATGGGGAGAGAAGAACGGAGGAGATGCTAACCGAAGACGTGCCCCGCGCGAAGCTGCTGATTTGTTCGACGAGGGTGCGCCCGCGCCCGTCGTGACATTGAGGAACGGGTGCGATTGCGGCCCGATGCCGCTCACTTCACTGCTTGAGCACCTTCAAGAACTCATCGAAGGTGGGCACAGAGGCGGCCGTATCGAACCAGTGATTCAAGAGGTCGGCGCTCTCCTGCTCACTGATGATTTTGGTGACTTCTGCGGAGGCCTTGCCCGGGAATCGTGTGTTGAGGAGTCGCACGACCAGTTGCTGCTCCTTGCGCAGTTCAGCCCGGCTGATCCATTCGTTCACAACTTGCGATTCGGTCATATCGAAATCCTCCAGTGCGCGTTTCCAAACGATACTTCGGCCG
The Gemmata palustris DNA segment above includes these coding regions:
- a CDS encoding Gfo/Idh/MocA family protein, with product MSSPDRRTFIASSAAGAIALGAPAVHALGANERLNIGLIGSGNRGRTISTECVKAGHNVVAVADIAKFRHEYIIGELAKVKGPKPTVYDDYKQLLDHKGLDAVIIATPDHHHKEQLLAAMAAGKHAYCEKPLSHTIEQGKEMVAAVRKAKKIVQVGNQRHSGEHWARCKDVIQSGDFGDLVWVKVWDCRNWIKRDPFAPPKSFDEAQQKGVNWEAFLGTAKKVPFDPVRYWAWRWYWDYAGGLLTDIGAHQLDIVQWLGGVEMPKSVTTNGGTYHFKHWETPDVVHGVWDYGKFTATFAVEFINGYDGVGATFYGTKQTLHCDADAGGSIKLFDTIDKFTPTMKPKAEWKVENETPLHVRNWLSAVKDNKDPSSPIELGHRVITAAHLANIAYRTGKKVMWDAAKEQIVTG